In Humulus lupulus chromosome 7, drHumLupu1.1, whole genome shotgun sequence, the following are encoded in one genomic region:
- the LOC133789243 gene encoding TMV resistance protein N-like: MNEDVSGPHPNINHVDLSLKPSMDADDDQHQKKKKYDVFISFRGEDTRRTITSHLEKALKERGIETYIDNRLERGEEISKALLDAIEDSKFSIVIFSTNYATSSWCLDELEHIIQCKKEEMQMVLPVFYNVDPANVRRQKESYADAFVKLEQRFSDTKTRKWRSALTEAASLSGWHVSEKDNRNDAELVDEIVKHIRGKLKTPSSIDYLEKGLVGIDKRVKDLDKLLANASKVGICGMGGLGKTTLAEVVFERSRHQFDHGCILKNVREEIEKNGSNHLAKDFIKRLSKEENGDLDYAKKRMLSHKKLLLVLDDVDSLEQYEALLEDEHDWLNSESKVIITSRNKQVLRNIVRGNENIYDLQRLNEEEALQLFLLHAFKRENVEEKEREFSRKFVDYAKGLPIALKVLGSDLYLKSMNEGQSLLSKLKQVEPDQGVQKVLKVSFDGLEEKEKSIFLVIACFFRGQDKDFVKDKLGGRGSFDAVIGVLVDKCLITISKSTFAHGLVLQVHDLLHEMGQSIARGLGRNHLQNQSRLLMSKDICHVLKNDKNWRERLKMFIVLAGRLKIK, from the exons ATGAATGAAGATGTGTCTGGTCCCCACCCAAATATTAATCATGTTGACCTCTCTTTGAAGCCAAGTATGGATGCAGATGATGATCAGcatcagaagaagaagaagtacgATGTTTTTATCAGTTTCAGAGGAGAAGATACCCGCAGAACTATTACTAGTCATCTTGAGAAAGCACTCAAGGAAAGAGGGATTGAAACGTACATCGACAATAGACTTGAGAGAGGAGAAGAGATTTCCAAAGCTCTTTTGGATGCCATTGAGGACTCCAAATTCTCTATAGTTATTTTCTCGACAAATTATGCGACTTCGTCGTGGTGCTTGGACGAGCTTGAGCATATTATCCAATGTAAGAAAGAGGAGATGCAAATGGTTCTGCCTGTGTTTTATAATGTTGATCCAGCTAATGTGCGCAGACAGAAAGAAAGTTATGCAGATGCGTTTGTGAAACTTGAACAGCGTTTTTCTGATACCAAAACACGAAAATGGAGGAGTGCTCTAACTGAAGCAGCTAGTCTTTCTGGATGGCACGTTTCAGAAAAGGACAACAG gAATGATGCTGAGTTAGTTGACGAAATTGTCAAACATATTAGAGGGAAATTGAAAACTCCATCTTCAATTGATTATTTAGAGAAAGGCTTGGTTGGAATCGATAAGCGTGTTAAAGATCTCGACAAATTGTTAGCAAATGCTTCCAAGGTAGGAATTTGTGGCATGGGCGGGCTGGGTAAGACCACCCTAGCTGAAGTTGTATTCGAACGGTCTCGTCATCAATTTGATCATGGGTGCATTTTAAAAAATGTTCGAGAAGAAATCGAAAAAAATGGATCAAATCATTTGGCAAAAGATTTTATCAAAAGACTATCAAAGGAAGAAAATGGAGATTTGGATTATGCAAAAAAGAGAATGCTAAGTCATAAAAAGTTGCTGTTAGTTCTTGATGATGTGGATAGCTTGGAACAATATGAAGCTTTACTTgaagatgaacatgattggttaAACTCTGAAAGTAAAGTTATCATAACAAGCAGAAATAAACAAGTACTTCGAAATATTGTTAGAGGCAACGAAAACATATACGACTTACAGAGACTAAATGAAGAAGAAGCTCTTCAACTCTTCTTGTTGCATGCTTTCAAAAGGGAAAATGTTGAAGAAAAGGAGAGAGAATTTTCAAGAAAGTTTGTAGACTATGCTAAAGGTCTTCCAATTGCTCTTAAAGTCTTGGGTTCTGATCTTTATTTAAAGAGTATGAATGAAGGGCAAAGCTTGTTGAGTAAGCTGAAACAAGTAGAACCCGATCAAGGAGTACAAAAGGTACTAAAAGTAAGTTTTGATGGACTggaagaaaaagagaagagcATATTTCTTGTTATAGCATGTTTCTTTCGAGGTCAGGACAAAGATTTTGTGAAAGATAAATTGGGTGGTCGTGGTTCTTTTGATGCTGTTATTGGAGTTCTTGTTGACAAGTGTTTGATAACTATATCTAAAAGCACATTTGCTCATGGGCTAGTCCTTCAAGTGCATGATTTGTTACATGAAATGGGCCAGTCCATTGCTCGTGGGTTAGGTCGTAATCATTTGCAAAATCAAAGTAGATTATTGATGTCTAAAGATATTTGCCACGTCTTGAAGAATGATAAG